DNA from Streptomyces rishiriensis:
CCTCGAGTTACGTGTCGTCGCCTCGCAGGTGATGCGATCCGACGACTGATGCCGAATGGGACGGTCCGTTTCGCCGACCCGAACCCTAACGCTGAAGTTTAGGGTTACCAGTGTGAGTGTTCCTTGGAGTCTTCTGAACAGGACACTAAGTCGACACGTGGCGCCCGTTCAACGAACACGCCGAACCTCCCGTTTTTCTTTTCACCCTATGTGATCAGGCGTGTCACTGCCCAACCAGGGTGGTGGCCTGCGCGGATGTGCGTCAACTCCCCGCTGACGCGGGGGCGGTGGGCGCGCTGACATCGAAGTGCCGGGCGGCCGGGGCGGCTTTCATGAGTGCGGTGAGTGTGCGACCCTTCGCCGCGGCCTTCTCGGCGCTCCCCCACGCGACCGTGCGGCCGCCGCTCAACTCCAGCGAGATGTCGTCGTAGGAACGGACCTTGACGACCCGGGTCGCCCGCGCGACGCCGGCGGGCAGGGAACCGGCGGCCCTCACCGCCTCCCGCACCAGCCGGGCCTCGCCGAACCGGCGCAGGCTCGCGGCGGCCGAACGGGACGAGGAAGCGGCCATTTCGAGCAGCGGAACGCCTTTCGGGGCCTCGGAAACCGTGGCGAAACTGACGCCTTCGTCGTCCACTTCCACGAACTTCGACCCCTTTCGGACAAGCAGAACCGGCGTACGCTCTGTCACTTTCAGGCCGATTCCATGGGGCCACGAACGCTCCACGTCGACCGAGTGGATCCGGGGCAGTTCGCTGCGCAGCCGGGCCTCGATCGCGTCGGTGTCGACCGAGACCAACGGCGATCCGACCGGCACGGCGGCGGCCGCCCGCACCTGCTGCGATGTCAGCACCTTCGTGCCGGACACGGAGACACGCTCCACGCGCAGCCACTGCGAGCCGTACAGCGCCCAGCCGGCGCCCGCGCCGAGGAACACGACGGCCAGCGCGAGAATGATGATCGTACGAAGTCGGCGCGGCCCCAACCGCCGGACGAGGGGCGGGCCGGACGACTCCTGCTGGCGTGCACCGCGCTCGGCGGTGGCGGATCCGGCCACGCACACTCCCTTTCCTGGCTCGGTTCACCTCCGGGGCG
Protein-coding regions in this window:
- a CDS encoding cell division protein FtsQ/DivIB; protein product: MAGSATAERGARQQESSGPPLVRRLGPRRLRTIIILALAVVFLGAGAGWALYGSQWLRVERVSVSGTKVLTSQQVRAAAAVPVGSPLVSVDTDAIEARLRSELPRIHSVDVERSWPHGIGLKVTERTPVLLVRKGSKFVEVDDEGVSFATVSEAPKGVPLLEMAASSSRSAAASLRRFGEARLVREAVRAAGSLPAGVARATRVVKVRSYDDISLELSGGRTVAWGSAEKAAAKGRTLTALMKAAPAARHFDVSAPTAPASAGS